The proteins below come from a single Oribacterium sp. oral taxon 102 genomic window:
- a CDS encoding DUF2800 domain-containing protein — translation MPPKGHAILSASSSDRWLHCPPSARLCETYEDKGSDYAAEGTDAHELCEYKLKRALGMDASDPTENLTWYNEEMEDCANGYAAYILEMVEAAKESCADPKVLIEQRVDFSRWVEQGFGTADCIIIADGTLRICDYKHGLGVLVDATDNPQMKCYALGALELFDDIYDIDNVSMTIYQPRRQNISTFEISKDELYRWADEVLKPTADLAFAGDGNFLCGEWCGFCKAKHECRARAEANLTLAQYDFKLPPLLEDSEIEYILSRADELVAWASDIKEYALQQAISGKEWAGWKLVEGRSNRKYSNEEAVIQAVTDAGFDPYEKKLLGITAMQKRLGKSRFDELLTAYIEKPQGKPTLVPESDKRPAMNNAKTDFMEEN, via the coding sequence ATGCCACCTAAAGGACATGCTATCTTATCTGCTTCCTCTTCAGACCGCTGGCTCCACTGCCCGCCTTCCGCAAGGCTCTGCGAGACATACGAGGATAAAGGCAGCGATTATGCTGCGGAAGGCACTGATGCTCACGAGCTTTGTGAGTACAAGCTAAAGAGGGCCCTGGGGATGGATGCCAGTGATCCGACGGAGAATCTCACCTGGTACAACGAGGAAATGGAGGACTGTGCCAATGGCTATGCCGCCTACATCCTTGAAATGGTAGAGGCCGCCAAGGAAAGCTGCGCTGATCCGAAGGTTCTGATTGAACAGCGTGTAGATTTCTCTCGCTGGGTGGAGCAGGGCTTCGGAACCGCTGACTGCATCATCATTGCAGATGGCACCTTGAGAATATGCGATTACAAGCACGGTCTTGGAGTCCTCGTAGATGCGACCGATAATCCGCAAATGAAATGCTACGCGCTTGGAGCCCTGGAGCTCTTTGATGACATCTACGACATTGATAATGTCAGCATGACCATCTACCAGCCAAGGCGTCAGAATATTTCCACCTTTGAAATTTCCAAGGATGAGCTGTACAGGTGGGCGGATGAAGTGTTGAAGCCGACCGCAGATCTTGCCTTTGCAGGAGATGGAAACTTCCTCTGTGGCGAATGGTGTGGTTTCTGTAAGGCCAAGCACGAATGCCGTGCCAGAGCGGAAGCCAATCTTACGCTGGCTCAGTACGATTTCAAGCTTCCACCTCTTTTAGAGGATTCGGAGATTGAATACATCCTCTCCCGCGCAGATGAGCTGGTTGCCTGGGCATCCGATATCAAGGAATATGCTCTGCAGCAGGCCATCAGCGGTAAGGAATGGGCTGGCTGGAAGCTGGTCGAAGGTAGATCCAACCGCAAGTATTCCAATGAGGAGGCAGTCATCCAGGCAGTTACAGATGCCGGGTTTGATCCATATGAAAAGAAGCTCCTTGGTATCACTGCCATGCAGAAGCGTCTTGGCAAATCCAGATTCGATGAGCTGCTTACAGCCTATATTGAAAAGCCGCAAGGTAAACCGACGCTCGTACCGGAGAGCGATAAACGTCCGGCAATGAACAATGCAAAAACTGATTTTATGGAGGAAAATTAA
- a CDS encoding DNA ligase codes for MSKMSDMAMTIEELRSAAAAINEAANWLAEQFGGTAGEAPAKEPAAKEEQKPDLKLENVRAVLAEKSRAGHTAAIRTLLQKYGASKLSAVDPKHYEALLKDAEVLDDAT; via the coding sequence ATGAGCAAAATGAGCGATATGGCTATGACCATCGAAGAGCTGCGCAGTGCAGCCGCTGCTATTAATGAAGCAGCCAACTGGTTAGCAGAACAGTTTGGTGGCACTGCTGGTGAAGCACCTGCCAAAGAGCCTGCTGCCAAGGAAGAACAGAAACCGGATTTGAAGCTTGAGAATGTACGAGCTGTCTTAGCAGAAAAGTCCCGTGCCGGGCATACCGCTGCTATCCGTACATTACTTCAGAAATATGGTGCTTCCAAGCTATCTGCTGTTGATCCGAAGCACTATGAAGCCTTGTTAAAGGATGCGGAGGTACTTGACGATGCCACCTAA
- a CDS encoding sigma-70 family RNA polymerase sigma factor — MQNNDNQKTYFIYVRSTGEKVPVTKEQHDSFYKEADRIRHKEQDHGRCMCPYRFIWSCDGDCLDCEYHAAGDITSLDQPLSDGNGTLGDYMPDRSKSMEEIISDRMLLEQLFARLRELDSDADTIIQCWLDDCKISDRAIAEKLGRPQRTFADQMKKIRTELHKIRGY, encoded by the coding sequence ATGCAAAACAATGACAATCAGAAGACTTACTTTATTTACGTTCGCAGCACCGGCGAAAAGGTGCCGGTCACCAAGGAACAGCACGACTCCTTCTATAAGGAAGCCGACCGCATTCGCCACAAGGAGCAGGACCACGGCAGGTGCATGTGCCCATATCGCTTCATATGGAGCTGCGATGGCGACTGTCTTGACTGCGAATACCATGCTGCAGGCGACATCACCTCACTTGATCAGCCTCTTTCTGATGGCAATGGCACCCTCGGCGACTATATGCCCGACCGTAGCAAGTCTATGGAAGAAATCATCTCCGACCGTATGCTGTTGGAGCAGCTTTTTGCCAGACTGCGTGAACTCGACTCGGATGCTGATACCATCATTCAGTGTTGGCTTGATGATTGCAAGATCTCAGATCGTGCAATCGCCGAGAAACTTGGCCGCCCGCAGCGTACCTTCGCTGATCAAATGAAGAAGATCCGTACAGAGCTCCATAAAATTCGTGGCTATTAA
- a CDS encoding ImmA/IrrE family metallo-endopeptidase, producing the protein MGTYNNEIEQFIYTVCYCPMWEAAYTYIAEHPYALNLSYSRIQNPDSAILEDMILEYTKNIRIDEDSLLFDAVVSCTINLTEDTYKGTASHETSQWLVLSCVAVVTDKLESVTVMNISGYTSGQPRKTDGHAVSKNIVPILYKKDLEDEVTTFLQQYFPEALEKPMAVPIADIAKDMGLEIIQGNRITDDFSVFGEIYFTAGKATIYDLFKVSETTIDVKRGTILVDAYTFWERNLGCVKNTIAHEVYHWYKHRMYAAIKHVLYGQDFVACRCPSNMAYPQKDEEWSDIQRMEWQANNMAPRILMPYRTFRMKVDELLQAYDYENSPIKPAILTSVAEELREFYGVSRQSVLIRMMETGYKDAATIYQYDEESPYHGYLDQRDAFYAYRTSSEFRNLVNSGLFRYVDGYFVINDEQYIERNNEGKPTLTDYAWANLNECTLQFTWQSLRADEAEKHFPFELLHRETGERKASKYDSKQSASAVQMSDALQKKREEFERQNAARRITGVNKTCWEVIFEIVQSRGLSKSHFCSLTGLGEEVYRKAEKNIDTKPSLRTIVAIGRGLDLDIGTTEKLLQLAGHAFDESDEHQALKYCITGFSGMTIDDANEFLESYNYEPLGSKQRL; encoded by the coding sequence GTGGGAACGTATAATAACGAGATCGAGCAGTTTATATATACTGTGTGCTACTGCCCCATGTGGGAGGCAGCTTATACATACATTGCAGAGCATCCTTATGCCCTGAATTTATCTTACTCCAGAATTCAGAATCCGGATTCTGCCATTCTTGAGGACATGATCCTCGAATATACAAAGAATATCCGTATAGATGAAGACAGCCTTCTATTTGACGCGGTCGTAAGCTGCACAATCAATCTGACCGAAGATACATACAAAGGCACAGCATCGCACGAAACAAGTCAATGGCTTGTTCTTTCCTGTGTGGCGGTCGTAACTGATAAACTCGAATCTGTTACTGTTATGAATATCTCTGGGTACACCTCTGGCCAACCTCGCAAAACGGATGGTCATGCCGTCTCGAAAAACATAGTTCCGATCTTATACAAAAAGGATCTGGAGGATGAAGTCACAACTTTTCTCCAGCAATATTTCCCGGAAGCACTGGAAAAGCCAATGGCCGTCCCTATTGCTGATATTGCAAAAGATATGGGACTTGAAATTATCCAAGGCAATCGGATCACAGATGATTTCAGTGTTTTTGGAGAAATATACTTCACTGCAGGGAAGGCAACCATCTATGATCTTTTTAAGGTTTCAGAAACAACAATCGATGTAAAGCGCGGCACCATTTTGGTAGATGCCTACACCTTCTGGGAGCGGAATCTTGGGTGCGTCAAAAACACAATCGCCCATGAAGTCTATCACTGGTATAAGCATCGAATGTATGCAGCGATAAAACACGTTCTCTATGGTCAGGACTTCGTTGCATGCCGCTGCCCTTCCAATATGGCATACCCTCAAAAGGATGAGGAGTGGTCTGATATCCAACGTATGGAGTGGCAGGCAAACAATATGGCTCCTCGTATTCTCATGCCTTATCGTACTTTCCGAATGAAAGTAGATGAACTTCTACAGGCATACGATTATGAAAATAGTCCTATAAAACCAGCTATTCTTACTTCTGTTGCCGAGGAGCTGCGTGAATTTTATGGTGTGTCCCGTCAATCAGTATTGATCCGTATGATGGAAACCGGCTACAAGGACGCTGCTACCATCTACCAGTATGACGAAGAATCCCCATACCACGGGTACTTAGATCAGCGTGATGCGTTCTATGCATATCGCACCAGCAGCGAATTCCGCAACCTTGTTAATTCTGGTCTTTTCCGGTATGTGGACGGATACTTCGTTATCAACGACGAGCAGTACATCGAGCGTAACAATGAGGGCAAACCGACCCTTACTGATTATGCATGGGCAAATCTGAACGAATGCACCCTGCAATTTACATGGCAGTCCCTGCGGGCAGATGAGGCAGAAAAACACTTCCCATTCGAGCTGCTTCACCGTGAAACCGGAGAGCGCAAAGCCTCAAAATACGATTCTAAGCAAAGTGCCTCCGCTGTTCAGATGTCCGACGCGCTGCAAAAGAAGCGTGAAGAATTTGAGCGACAGAATGCCGCCAGAAGGATAACTGGTGTGAATAAAACCTGCTGGGAGGTCATCTTTGAGATCGTGCAGTCTCGCGGTCTTAGCAAATCGCATTTCTGTTCTTTGACCGGCCTCGGCGAAGAGGTGTACCGTAAAGCCGAGAAGAACATCGACACAAAGCCAAGTCTGAGAACGATTGTCGCTATAGGCAGAGGACTTGACCTTGATATCGGAACAACTGAAAAGCTGTTGCAGCTTGCCGGACATGCATTTGATGAATCTGACGAGCACCAAGCATTAAAATACTGCATCACAGGATTCTCCGGGATGACCATTGATGATGCAAACGAGTTTCTTGAATCATACAATTATGAGCCACTCGGCTCCAAACAACGCCTGTAA
- a CDS encoding helix-turn-helix domain-containing protein, producing the protein MEVSYKKLWKILIDKDMKKKDLQAAAGISWASVTKLSKGETVSMEVLMKVCKTLNCDIGDIMELIPTEENGTT; encoded by the coding sequence GTGGAAGTTAGTTATAAAAAATTGTGGAAAATATTGATTGACAAAGACATGAAGAAGAAAGACTTGCAGGCAGCTGCCGGGATCAGCTGGGCTTCGGTAACCAAGCTCTCGAAGGGCGAGACAGTAAGCATGGAAGTGCTAATGAAAGTATGCAAAACGCTGAACTGCGATATAGGGGACATCATGGAACTAATCCCTACAGAAGAAAATGGAACTACTTGA
- the tcmP gene encoding three-Cys-motif partner protein TcmP, whose protein sequence is MSGRKKSVISKASPHTIKKFELIEEYIKSWAQKLLLNDSCNGLIFIDCMCNSGIYTDDDGNLVKGTAVRVSEALREAARTYTEKNIHIYLNDKDKARVDELKKHLPQDERNFKIVTSCGDAHELLLTIGPQLYGTGHLHYFLLYDPYDATIDWEALLPFFRNWGEVMINHMVSDPVRAITSAKKKTTKEKYENTYLEDFEKLVPYGSDKKAYEARVEEIIDSLKGFRRYYVSAFPFYNTQNSLVYNLIHCTSSKVGFRLYKKSAWKVFGAQSSTKHSAENRQLSFDFNGEIVIEEDDSCLHVVDIARYLDRSFRGRKQVPINELWELLDNHPIFPSEGFRDEVKNELKGFGAKVEQIVHPDTGKKETVISFSS, encoded by the coding sequence ATGTCCGGCAGAAAAAAGAGCGTAATCAGTAAAGCAAGTCCTCATACGATCAAGAAGTTTGAACTGATTGAGGAATATATAAAATCATGGGCTCAGAAACTGTTACTGAATGATTCTTGCAACGGGCTGATCTTTATCGACTGTATGTGTAACAGCGGAATATATACTGACGATGATGGGAACCTCGTGAAGGGCACAGCAGTGCGTGTCTCAGAAGCACTTAGGGAAGCAGCAAGAACTTATACGGAGAAAAACATCCATATCTACCTGAACGATAAGGACAAGGCCAGAGTGGATGAATTGAAAAAGCATCTTCCACAGGATGAGCGGAATTTTAAGATCGTAACTTCATGCGGTGATGCACATGAGCTGCTTCTTACTATCGGGCCACAGTTATATGGAACCGGGCATCTGCATTATTTTCTGCTCTACGATCCATATGATGCGACCATTGATTGGGAGGCGCTTCTGCCATTCTTCCGCAACTGGGGAGAAGTCATGATCAACCACATGGTCTCAGATCCGGTGCGGGCGATAACAAGCGCCAAGAAGAAAACTACAAAAGAAAAGTACGAGAACACTTATCTGGAGGATTTCGAGAAGCTGGTACCTTACGGAAGCGATAAGAAAGCCTATGAAGCAAGAGTAGAAGAAATCATAGATTCCTTGAAGGGCTTCCGCAGATATTACGTCTCGGCCTTTCCTTTCTATAACACGCAAAACTCGCTCGTGTATAACCTGATTCACTGCACGAGCAGCAAAGTGGGCTTCAGACTCTACAAGAAGAGTGCATGGAAAGTGTTCGGAGCACAATCCTCCACCAAGCACTCAGCTGAAAACAGGCAGCTATCCTTTGACTTCAATGGCGAGATTGTGATTGAAGAGGATGATTCCTGCTTACATGTAGTTGATATAGCGAGGTATTTGGATCGGTCGTTTAGAGGGCGTAAGCAGGTGCCTATAAATGAACTGTGGGAACTGCTCGACAATCATCCGATCTTCCCTTCAGAAGGGTTCCGAGATGAAGTGAAGAATGAACTAAAGGGCTTTGGTGCCAAGGTCGAGCAGATTGTGCACCCTGATACAGGAAAGAAGGAAACGGTGATCTCCTTCTCTTCATGA
- a CDS encoding three-Cys-motif partner protein TcmP, translating into MATSQKFGGNWTEEKLNIFTSYLDAYLIALQNQKFKKIYIDAFAGTGEIETGDGGQYLVGSAKRALASEKKFDHYYFIEADSQKAGELQDMINAEFPQMRRIVTIYCGDANDKLAEIISSIDWRYNRGLLFLDPYATQVNWTTLENVAQTKSIDVWYLFPFSALERMLPKNGKYDKWEDCIDRLLGDSGWREEFYKKDPQMTLFDLFPEPGQSEDDRMVKDANPDHIKEYIFSRLGTIFPCVSKHARIFRNRRNSPMFLFCFAIASESPKAQGLALRMADYILKNK; encoded by the coding sequence ATGGCAACGTCGCAGAAATTTGGTGGCAATTGGACGGAGGAGAAGCTGAATATCTTTACCAGCTATCTGGACGCATACCTGATTGCACTGCAAAACCAGAAGTTCAAGAAGATTTATATAGACGCCTTTGCTGGAACCGGCGAGATCGAGACCGGCGACGGCGGGCAGTATCTTGTGGGCTCCGCTAAGCGTGCACTGGCGTCTGAGAAGAAGTTCGATCACTACTATTTTATAGAAGCGGACTCTCAGAAGGCGGGAGAACTTCAGGATATGATAAACGCCGAGTTCCCGCAGATGAGGCGAATTGTTACGATTTACTGTGGCGATGCGAATGATAAGCTCGCGGAGATTATTAGCAGCATAGACTGGAGATATAACAGAGGATTGCTGTTCTTAGACCCATATGCGACGCAGGTAAATTGGACTACGCTTGAAAATGTAGCGCAGACGAAATCGATAGATGTATGGTACCTGTTCCCCTTCTCAGCACTTGAACGGATGCTGCCGAAAAACGGAAAGTACGATAAATGGGAGGATTGCATAGATCGATTGCTTGGAGATTCCGGATGGCGGGAGGAATTCTATAAGAAAGATCCCCAGATGACGCTTTTTGACCTATTTCCGGAGCCCGGACAGAGCGAGGACGATCGGATGGTTAAGGACGCAAATCCAGATCACATAAAGGAGTATATCTTCTCTCGGCTTGGGACAATCTTTCCATGCGTGTCAAAGCATGCACGGATTTTCAGGAACAGAAGGAATTCGCCGATGTTCCTATTCTGCTTTGCCATCGCGAGTGAGAGTCCGAAAGCGCAAGGACTTGCACTGCGGATGGCAGACTACATATTAAAGAACAAGTAG
- a CDS encoding radical SAM protein: MKTIKRKSMLYQTGVEYGDYTMNHVQGCAHGCKYPCYAFLLKKRFGQIKDYEGWLEPVLVSNTLELLDKEIPKLRDKIQSVHLCFTTDPFMQGYPEVSQMSIAAIRKLNEAGIKCTTLTKGLLPIELAELSSENEHGITLITLDEAYREQMEPGAVPCAERLAALRALHDAGCKTWVSMEPYPTPNMVEQNLHELLEAVSFTDRIIFGRTNYSKIANAYEGHKHFYNECAAEVVSFCQEHGMDYHIKEKTITEE; this comes from the coding sequence TTGAAGACAATAAAACGAAAATCCATGCTTTATCAAACAGGGGTAGAGTATGGTGACTACACAATGAATCATGTGCAGGGCTGTGCGCATGGATGTAAATATCCATGTTATGCATTCCTGCTGAAAAAGCGCTTCGGGCAGATTAAGGATTATGAGGGCTGGCTTGAACCGGTGCTCGTTTCAAATACGCTTGAATTGCTCGATAAGGAAATTCCAAAACTGAGGGATAAGATTCAGTCTGTCCATCTTTGCTTTACAACAGATCCATTCATGCAAGGATATCCAGAGGTGTCGCAGATGAGCATTGCGGCCATCCGAAAACTAAACGAGGCGGGTATCAAATGCACGACTCTGACGAAAGGACTGCTACCTATAGAACTTGCTGAGCTTTCTTCAGAAAATGAACATGGGATCACTCTGATTACTCTGGATGAAGCGTACCGGGAGCAAATGGAGCCGGGTGCCGTTCCCTGTGCAGAACGACTGGCAGCGTTGAGAGCACTTCACGATGCTGGTTGCAAGACGTGGGTAAGCATGGAGCCGTATCCAACACCGAACATGGTTGAACAGAATCTGCACGAACTACTTGAGGCGGTATCTTTTACAGATCGGATCATTTTCGGGAGAACGAACTATAGTAAGATAGCAAACGCCTACGAAGGGCATAAGCATTTTTACAATGAGTGTGCGGCAGAGGTGGTTTCCTTCTGTCAGGAGCACGGCATGGATTATCATATTAAGGAAAAAACAATAACGGAAGAATGA
- a CDS encoding site-specific DNA-methyltransferase → MALLQDLIQQIDDPALKERILQETDKLLKQKKFGLVFEEHLPECTPLYDVPIRVGSKVALKTGYVSDIYTVVKMDGDEVLCDRRETHEQKTFKLDDLVVVAEFGEPIYPTLKPLDTVENAPDSGLWHTLIEADNYHALQLLEYLYAEKVDCIYIDPPYNTGAKDWKYNNDYVDSSDAYRHSKWLSMMEKRLKLAKKLLNPQDSVLLVTIDEKEYLHLGCLLEEMFPDARIQMISTLTNSRGVARDNGFARVDEYIFVIQFGSSKVNRLPLSDEWRVNVNENDTRVTHLRWSMLIRSGSNYLRKDSVNQFYPIFVFNDGKKIHSVGEPYYGTNREEVVAPEGTFAVWPLRRDGEEGNWQIANTNLRELIKQGFVMLGKKKDNSIPVYYLKKGEIAKVTSGVYEITGYREDGSIISDTEVRSLVTGTQWRIGSHDASTGGTNLLKSFFGTSRFTFPKSIYAVHDTIRFFLANKPNALVVDFFAGSGTTLHAVNLLNAVDDGNRRCILVTNNEVSVDEAKELTQKGLKPGDPQWDSLGIARHVTWPRTVASMTGRDIEGKPLEGYYGFESDCYEVDESIAVVSKTTGKPTKATVYRKGKRQMYPELCEIKMADGFKANAAFFKLSFLDKTSVALGRQFRELLPVLWMKGGAVGKCPALENDDLPNMLILPQNKMGVLVDEIYYSEFDAELSQHPEIQTVFIVTDSETAYRSMIRTYDGKNCYQLYRDYLDNFRINTGR, encoded by the coding sequence ATGGCTTTATTACAAGACCTGATCCAGCAGATTGACGATCCGGCGCTCAAGGAGAGAATCCTGCAGGAGACAGATAAATTACTGAAGCAGAAGAAGTTCGGATTGGTGTTTGAAGAGCATCTGCCGGAGTGCACGCCGCTTTATGACGTGCCAATTCGTGTCGGCTCCAAGGTCGCGCTGAAGACCGGATATGTGAGCGACATCTATACTGTCGTAAAGATGGACGGTGATGAGGTACTCTGCGACCGCCGCGAGACACACGAGCAGAAGACCTTCAAGCTGGATGATCTTGTAGTAGTGGCTGAGTTTGGTGAGCCGATTTACCCGACACTTAAACCTTTGGATACCGTGGAGAACGCTCCGGATAGCGGTCTTTGGCATACGCTGATTGAGGCAGACAATTACCATGCCCTACAGCTTTTGGAGTATCTCTACGCAGAAAAGGTGGACTGCATATATATTGATCCGCCATACAATACCGGCGCAAAGGACTGGAAATATAATAACGATTATGTGGATAGTTCTGACGCTTATCGCCATAGCAAATGGCTCTCCATGATGGAGAAGCGTCTGAAGCTCGCAAAGAAACTGTTGAATCCACAAGACTCTGTATTACTCGTCACTATTGATGAGAAGGAGTATTTGCATCTTGGGTGCTTGCTCGAAGAAATGTTCCCTGATGCACGTATTCAGATGATATCAACTCTTACAAATTCGAGAGGCGTGGCACGAGATAATGGCTTTGCACGTGTCGATGAATACATTTTTGTTATTCAGTTTGGAAGTTCAAAGGTTAATAGACTGCCTCTAAGCGATGAGTGGCGTGTAAATGTCAATGAAAACGATACAAGGGTTACACACCTTCGCTGGTCTATGCTGATAAGATCTGGATCAAATTATTTGCGAAAAGATAGCGTAAATCAGTTCTATCCCATTTTTGTTTTTAATGACGGGAAGAAGATTCATTCCGTCGGAGAACCTTATTATGGAACGAACCGTGAGGAGGTTGTAGCGCCAGAAGGAACCTTTGCAGTATGGCCTCTTCGCAGAGACGGAGAAGAAGGAAACTGGCAGATTGCAAATACTAATTTGCGTGAGCTAATTAAGCAAGGTTTTGTAATGCTCGGCAAGAAGAAGGATAACAGCATTCCGGTCTATTATCTAAAAAAAGGTGAAATTGCTAAAGTAACGTCAGGGGTTTATGAGATTACAGGATATCGCGAAGATGGCTCTATAATTTCAGATACCGAAGTGCGCTCTCTTGTTACGGGAACACAGTGGCGGATTGGGTCACACGATGCAAGTACTGGCGGGACAAACCTTCTTAAATCGTTCTTTGGAACAAGTAGATTCACATTCCCAAAGTCGATATATGCAGTTCATGATACTATTCGTTTCTTCTTGGCAAATAAACCGAACGCTCTTGTTGTTGACTTTTTTGCGGGATCTGGAACGACGCTTCATGCTGTCAATTTGCTTAATGCGGTTGATGATGGAAATAGAAGATGCATTTTAGTCACAAACAACGAAGTCTCAGTAGATGAGGCAAAAGAGCTGACACAGAAGGGACTGAAGCCCGGTGATCCCCAGTGGGATTCCCTTGGAATTGCTCGGCATGTGACATGGCCTCGTACTGTGGCCAGCATGACAGGCCGAGATATCGAGGGAAAACCTTTAGAGGGTTACTATGGATTTGAGAGTGACTGCTATGAAGTAGATGAATCCATAGCTGTTGTATCGAAAACCACAGGGAAGCCGACAAAGGCAACTGTTTATCGTAAAGGTAAAAGGCAGATGTATCCAGAACTTTGTGAGATAAAAATGGCTGATGGATTTAAGGCAAACGCAGCCTTCTTCAAATTGAGCTTCCTCGACAAGACTTCCGTAGCTCTTGGCAGACAGTTCAGAGAGCTCCTTCCGGTGCTCTGGATGAAGGGCGGAGCTGTTGGCAAGTGTCCGGCTCTTGAAAACGATGATCTTCCGAACATGCTAATTTTGCCACAGAACAAGATGGGTGTTTTGGTAGATGAAATATATTATTCCGAGTTCGATGCGGAGTTAAGTCAGCATCCGGAAATCCAGACAGTTTTCATTGTGACGGATTCAGAAACAGCATACCGGTCGATGATCCGTACTTATGATGGCAAAAACTGCTATCAACTTTATAGGGACTATCTGGATAATTTCAGAATCAATACGGGGAGGTAA